In a genomic window of Deferribacterota bacterium:
- a CDS encoding DUF364 domain-containing protein, with the protein MDVLEKIIDKLDGSYVVKEAVKGLYWTAIVSKNCGLASTMLQDCKIHDEEEDSYIGSIEGTSAKTIAKFALSNEIKKASWGLAAINSLIEVDEEDCKELNAGDFLLEKAKDKNISIIGHFPFVDSLKRFAKNLWVIEKWPRAGDYSAESAKDFLPQSDVIAISSTTLINKTFEELIKMCPTKSFKLLLGPTTPMDKVLFDYGIDAISGSVVHNVETTLRYIKEGANFRILKRTGSIKLLTMFKDNIYI; encoded by the coding sequence ATGGATGTTTTAGAGAAAATAATAGATAAATTAGATGGCAGTTATGTAGTTAAAGAAGCTGTAAAGGGCTTATATTGGACTGCTATTGTCAGTAAAAACTGTGGTCTTGCCTCAACTATGCTTCAAGATTGTAAAATCCATGATGAAGAAGAGGACAGCTACATTGGCAGTATTGAAGGCACTTCAGCAAAAACAATTGCAAAATTTGCATTATCTAATGAAATAAAAAAAGCATCCTGGGGGTTAGCTGCAATTAATTCACTGATTGAGGTAGATGAGGAAGATTGTAAAGAGTTAAATGCCGGTGATTTTTTACTTGAAAAAGCTAAGGATAAAAACATATCTATTATTGGACATTTTCCATTTGTAGATAGTTTAAAGAGGTTTGCGAAAAATCTATGGGTTATAGAAAAATGGCCAAGAGCTGGTGATTATTCTGCTGAGAGTGCAAAGGATTTTTTGCCTCAATCTGATGTTATTGCAATTTCAAGCACAACTTTGATTAATAAGACATTTGAGGAGTTAATTAAGATGTGTCCGACTAAGAGCTTTAAGTTACTACTTGGCCCAACTACACCAATGGATAAGGTGTTGTTTGATTATGGTATTGATGCCATTTCAGGAAGTGTTGTCCATAATGTAGAGACAACATTAAGATATATAAAAGAGGGTGCAAATTTTAGGATTTTAAAACGCACTGGAAGTATTAAGCTTTTGACTATGTTCAAAGATAATATATATATTTAA